One region of Bacillus thuringiensis genomic DNA includes:
- a CDS encoding DUF3801 domain-containing protein, whose product MVSVDEHTQVAMEIVSQGTKLSGELLLKVLKALNDLLSSDDKQKDFIIKDNSKEGKQKINDLINKHKDGVVALDENITKQQLKDYQKEFKKLGVDFSVVKNGKDDYSFFFAGQQTNVIEKALKNVIEKKERAKENEKEKPKQKKVDFSMNGVAKLDKKSKKNKKKYQKINKRHNQLVDSNLKRWIKNIHRFFKSHKERNGHYG is encoded by the coding sequence ATGGTTTCAGTAGATGAACATACACAGGTAGCAATGGAGATAGTGTCACAGGGTACAAAACTATCAGGAGAATTACTATTAAAAGTATTGAAGGCTTTAAATGATCTCTTATCTAGCGATGATAAGCAAAAAGATTTTATTATAAAAGATAATTCAAAAGAAGGTAAGCAAAAAATAAACGACTTGATAAATAAGCATAAAGATGGCGTTGTAGCTTTAGATGAAAATATTACTAAACAACAGTTAAAAGATTATCAAAAAGAGTTTAAAAAATTGGGTGTCGATTTTTCAGTAGTGAAAAATGGAAAAGATGATTATTCATTTTTCTTTGCTGGTCAACAAACAAATGTTATTGAAAAAGCATTAAAAAATGTTATTGAAAAAAAAGAGCGTGCCAAAGAAAATGAAAAAGAAAAGCCTAAACAAAAGAAAGTTGATTTTTCAATGAATGGCGTTGCAAAACTTGATAAAAAATCAAAGAAGAACAAAAAGAAGTATCAAAAGATAAACAAAAGACACAATCAATTAGTCGATAGTAATTTAAAACGATGGATAAAGAATATTCATCGTTTTTTTAAATCTCATAAAGAGAGGAATGGTCATTATGGATAA
- a CDS encoding alpha/beta hydrolase family protein, with translation MFLSKAIDLCALYDLHRKRSQKFQYSSISNKYIGIDNIEEFYKTSPVDIQFNMGAWDNPNYKTGKFEYESSIKSGIPCNDTVTGEAFINKNEYSPNVILVHGWRMDSTNKLKNIFQQKMVDLGWNMYYFSMPYHFDREPEASLYSGEYMISANVERTVEASQQAVADLRALIHWIKENKKGPVILIGISLGGFITNLTTLVEPQIDVLVSIFYANRLSYSIWKTNPGKYIKKDLQEHGVTYEDLINHWKITDPSQSVPVMNKDNILLISAKNDQYVHIEDTDYLWEAWKKPTRYVYNGGHAGIVLNRNKIATDTIQFIRKRIES, from the coding sequence TTGTTTCTTTCAAAAGCAATAGACCTATGTGCTTTATATGATCTGCATAGGAAACGCAGTCAAAAATTCCAATATTCCTCTATTTCTAATAAATATATAGGAATAGATAACATCGAAGAGTTTTATAAAACTAGTCCAGTTGATATTCAATTTAATATGGGTGCATGGGATAACCCAAATTACAAAACGGGTAAATTTGAATACGAAAGTTCAATCAAATCCGGTATTCCATGTAATGATACAGTAACAGGTGAAGCCTTTATAAATAAGAATGAATATTCACCAAATGTGATACTTGTGCATGGTTGGAGAATGGATTCTACAAATAAACTTAAAAACATATTTCAACAGAAAATGGTGGATTTAGGCTGGAATATGTATTATTTTTCAATGCCTTATCATTTTGATAGAGAACCAGAGGCTTCTTTGTATAGTGGTGAATACATGATAAGTGCTAATGTGGAACGAACAGTTGAAGCATCTCAACAAGCGGTAGCTGACTTACGTGCGCTAATACATTGGATTAAAGAAAATAAAAAAGGTCCAGTCATACTGATTGGTATTAGTTTAGGTGGCTTTATTACAAATTTAACAACTTTAGTTGAACCACAAATAGATGTATTAGTTTCTATTTTCTACGCTAATCGCCTTTCTTACTCCATATGGAAAACCAATCCTGGAAAATATATAAAAAAAGACTTACAGGAGCATGGTGTTACATATGAAGATTTAATAAATCATTGGAAAATTACTGACCCGAGTCAATCTGTTCCAGTAATGAATAAAGATAACATTCTATTAATCTCTGCAAAAAACGACCAGTATGTTCATATTGAGGATACAGATTACTTATGGGAAGCGTGGAAGAAGCCAACAAGATATGTATACAACGGTGGCCACGCAGGAATTGTTTTAAATCGCAATAAAATTGCTACTGACACTATCCAGTTCATCCGAAAACGGATAGAAAGCTAA
- a CDS encoding ATP-binding protein, with product MIVLVFLLWMIAAILFFTNPKNETTRWGSAIAIFGGLGGLGVMLGDIPNRSEWILWADSISTSLSHYMTPYAMWIFGLSFAEVLKTKKQKIFWKIVFLIPIVIMYQYDTLYPVFKAHYVALCLWVVPYVIGMDILLIWATWRENRPAIKKHKMFTCLVIVPMSTFALFTNIVLEAMGIKGVWLYNPIGIALQFAFFAYFIIKYGFLDVQIVFERQQRDTTMQAVRSGSALFNHTMKNEASKLDILIHELKDSIGDDPNSSENIDMALASTKHLLDVSTRIQSKLDIMQLKETDFLLSECMESAISLAQPYIGKEVHITKQYEVDMLIHGDFVHLQETFLNIIKNATEAMNKKGHILIKIYKTRRKIYIDIKDDGMGIKKRDQSLVLNPFYSTKGHKGNYGLGLTYCYNVVQQHNGDISIKSKENQGTTMTIWLPSKRIVEAAD from the coding sequence ATGATTGTCCTTGTATTTTTGTTGTGGATGATCGCCGCGATTTTGTTTTTTACGAATCCCAAAAATGAAACCACTAGATGGGGAAGCGCAATAGCTATCTTTGGAGGATTGGGTGGTTTAGGTGTAATGCTGGGTGATATTCCGAACCGCTCCGAATGGATTTTATGGGCGGATAGCATATCAACCTCATTAAGTCACTACATGACACCATATGCGATGTGGATTTTTGGTCTCTCTTTTGCAGAAGTTTTGAAAACAAAAAAACAAAAGATCTTCTGGAAAATTGTATTTCTAATACCGATTGTAATTATGTATCAATATGATACATTGTATCCAGTATTTAAAGCACATTATGTTGCACTTTGTCTTTGGGTAGTACCTTATGTAATTGGTATGGACATCCTCTTAATTTGGGCTACATGGCGTGAGAATAGACCAGCGATAAAGAAACACAAAATGTTTACTTGCCTGGTTATTGTACCAATGTCAACGTTTGCTTTATTCACAAATATAGTACTAGAAGCTATGGGAATAAAAGGTGTATGGCTGTATAATCCAATAGGAATAGCGCTTCAATTTGCTTTTTTTGCTTATTTCATAATTAAATATGGATTTTTAGATGTTCAAATTGTATTTGAACGACAGCAAAGGGATACTACTATGCAGGCTGTCAGAAGCGGTTCAGCGTTATTTAATCATACAATGAAGAACGAAGCTTCAAAGTTGGATATTTTAATTCATGAGCTTAAAGACTCTATAGGTGACGACCCTAATTCTTCAGAAAATATTGATATGGCTTTAGCATCTACTAAGCATTTGTTAGACGTATCGACACGGATACAAAGCAAATTAGATATTATGCAGTTAAAGGAAACGGATTTCTTACTAAGTGAATGTATGGAATCTGCGATTTCTTTAGCACAGCCGTATATTGGTAAAGAAGTGCATATAACCAAGCAGTATGAAGTGGATATGCTTATACACGGAGACTTTGTCCATCTACAAGAAACATTCTTAAATATTATAAAGAATGCAACTGAAGCTATGAACAAAAAAGGGCATATTTTAATAAAAATATATAAAACTAGAAGAAAAATTTATATAGATATAAAAGATGATGGAATGGGGATAAAGAAAAGAGATCAGTCTCTTGTATTAAATCCTTTCTATTCAACTAAAGGGCATAAAGGGAATTATGGATTAGGGCTAACATACTGTTATAATGTCGTTCAACAGCATAATGGCGATATTTCAATAAAAAGTAAAGAAAATCAGGGTACTACAATGACTATTTGGTTGCCAAGTAAACGAATTGTAGAAGCTGCTGATTAG
- a CDS encoding response regulator transcription factor yields the protein MQQIRVMLVEDDTVWMKCLKNYIEKEEDILIVRQAYTEEEALQGNIEEIDIILLDITLSPEDSHLNGLEVAKKLTAKGFNKIIMSTSWDEKEIILEAFDNGAINYVTKQSYKDIPKVIREAFYDKNCLHSDVSAVLVDALKIERKARVLTPSEREVFYLKESGLSKTEIAKKLFKSAETIKKQLQKIYSKIK from the coding sequence ATGCAACAAATTAGGGTAATGTTGGTAGAAGATGATACAGTCTGGATGAAGTGTTTAAAAAATTATATAGAAAAAGAAGAAGATATATTGATTGTAAGGCAAGCTTACACGGAGGAAGAAGCTCTACAAGGAAATATAGAAGAAATTGATATAATTTTATTAGATATTACATTGTCACCAGAAGATAGTCATTTAAATGGGCTAGAGGTAGCAAAAAAGTTAACTGCAAAAGGTTTTAATAAGATAATTATGTCAACATCTTGGGATGAAAAAGAAATTATTTTAGAGGCTTTTGATAATGGAGCCATTAACTATGTAACCAAGCAGTCTTATAAAGATATTCCCAAAGTGATTAGAGAAGCATTTTATGATAAAAATTGCCTTCATTCAGATGTGTCGGCCGTACTAGTAGATGCATTGAAAATCGAAAGAAAAGCCAGAGTATTAACACCGTCAGAGCGTGAAGTCTTTTATTTGAAAGAAAGCGGACTTAGTAAAACTGAAATTGCAAAAAAATTGTTCAAATCCGCTGAAACGATCAAAAAGCAACTGCAAAAGATATATAGCAAAATAAAATAA
- a CDS encoding helix-turn-helix domain-containing protein: MAIIYKIKLFRESRGWSQSKLSRRSGVPQSTISEIENGIRRNPTFKTLEKLAKALGITIEHLVVTNENS, encoded by the coding sequence GTGGCCATTATTTATAAAATAAAGCTTTTCAGAGAAAGTAGAGGATGGAGTCAGTCAAAACTCTCAAGGAGATCAGGTGTCCCTCAATCTACAATTTCAGAAATAGAAAATGGCATCAGAAGAAATCCAACTTTTAAAACCTTAGAAAAATTAGCTAAAGCATTAGGGATTACTATCGAACATCTTGTTGTGACTAATGAAAATTCTTAA
- a CDS encoding helix-turn-helix domain-containing protein, translated as MENNTFGQNLRNLRLLKKLSLNALGKELDVTGSAVSAWELGKKEPNFDMLKKIASYFMVSTDYLLNHQVLDNEEQKKAVVTQLAHKLYEKSKDIPVFEEELLSYISYLDFKNKFEHAELQNKEINKDENNK; from the coding sequence TTGGAAAACAATACCTTCGGACAGAATCTTAGGAATTTAAGATTACTTAAAAAGCTTAGCTTAAATGCTTTGGGTAAAGAGTTAGATGTAACAGGAAGTGCAGTATCTGCTTGGGAACTTGGAAAAAAAGAACCCAACTTTGATATGCTAAAAAAAATTGCAAGCTATTTTATGGTTAGTACCGACTATTTGTTGAATCATCAAGTACTGGACAATGAAGAGCAAAAAAAGGCAGTTGTTACACAGTTGGCTCATAAATTGTACGAAAAAAGCAAGGATATTCCAGTGTTCGAAGAGGAACTCCTTTCCTATATTAGTTACTTGGATTTCAAAAATAAATTTGAACATGCTGAATTACAAAATAAAGAGATTAACAAAGATGAAAATAATAAGTAA
- a CDS encoding helix-turn-helix domain-containing protein, with amino-acid sequence MAKIPNESSTILRTVRESKGLTVQDVSRLSNVPENTLYGIEVGKSGVNANRAEAISLCLQEPLENLFEPSIFSAKKIE; translated from the coding sequence TTGGCTAAAATACCGAATGAAAGTTCAACGATTTTAAGAACAGTTAGAGAATCCAAGGGGCTAACTGTTCAAGATGTATCTCGATTATCCAATGTTCCTGAAAACACCTTGTATGGAATCGAGGTTGGTAAAAGTGGAGTAAATGCAAATAGAGCAGAGGCCATCAGCTTGTGTCTGCAAGAACCCCTTGAAAATCTGTTTGAACCAAGTATATTTAGTGCTAAAAAAATAGAATAA